A genomic stretch from Arachis stenosperma cultivar V10309 chromosome 3, arast.V10309.gnm1.PFL2, whole genome shotgun sequence includes:
- the LOC130969733 gene encoding polyol transporter 5-like has product MMNMGKEEVEAEGKNRSLEDFDPQKKPKRNNYAFACATLVSMTTILLGYDIGVMSGAAMYIQRDLKISDVKIEILLGIINLYSLVGSCLSGRTSDWIGRRYTIALAGAILFAGAILMGFSPNYAFLMFGRFVAGIGIGYGAVVASVYIAEISPASSRGFLTSFPEVFINGGILLGYISNFAFSKMKLQVGWRMMLGIGAIPAMVLAIGVLAVPESPRWLVMKGRLGEATKVLNKTSDTKEEAQQRLSDIKRAAGIAQDCNDDVVQVAKQNTGQAVWKELFLYPTPAVRHILIAALGLHFFQQSSGIDAVVLYSPRIFEKAGINSDTEILLATVAVGFVKTVFILVATFTLDRVGRRPLLLCSIGGMMLSLLTLATSLTIIDHSDHKVTWAVGLSLATVLSFVATFSIGAGPMWSVYCSEIFPLRLRAQGTAAGVVVNRVTSGVVTMTFLSLSKAITIGGAFFLFSGIALLGWIFFYTMLPETRGKTLEEMQGSFGKFWAKPNSAEVDGGNGQVQLG; this is encoded by the exons ATGATGAATATGGGAAAAGAAGAAGTTGAAGCAGAGGGCAAGAACAGGAGCCTTGAGGATTTCGATCCACAAAAGAAGCCTAAGCGAAACAACTATGCTTTTGCTTGTGCCACTTTGGTTTCCATGACTACCATCTTGCTTGGTTATG ACATTGGGGTTATGAGTGGAGCAGCAATGTACATACAAAGAGACTTGAAGATATCAGATGTGAAAATTGAGATTCTGCTGGGAATCATAAACTTGTATTCTCTAGTAGGGTCATGCCTCTCAGGAAGAACCTCCGACTGGATTGGTCGTCGATACACCATAGCGCTTGCCGGCGCAATCTTATTCGCCGGAGCCATATTGATGGGCTTCTCTCCCAACTATGCATTCCTTATGTTTGGCCGTTTTGTTGCTGGTATTGGCATCGGCTACGGCGCCGTCGTTGCTTCCGTCTACATCGCCGAAATCTCCCCTGCTTCCTCCCGTGGATTCCTCACCTCATTCCCTGAG GTATTCATAAATGGAGGGATATTACTGGGATACATTTCAAACTTTGCATTCTCAAAGATGAAACTCCAAGTCGGTTGGAGAATGATGCTCGGAATCGGAGCTATACCTGCTATGGTTTTAGCCATTGGAGTGTTAGCTGTACCAGAGTCACCAAGGTGGCTCGTAATGAAGGGTCGCCTGGGCGAAGCAACAAAAGTGCTAAACAAAACCTCCGAcacaaaagaagaagcacaacaaCGCTTATCAGACATCAAAAGAGCCGCGGGAATCGCACAAGACTGCAACGACGACGTCGTTCAGGTCGCAAAGCAGAACACCGGCCAGGCTGTATGGAAGGAGCTTTTCCTCTACCCTACACCCGCGGTTCGTCACATTCTAATCGCAGCCCTTGGTCTACACTTCTTCCAACAATCTTCTGGCATCGACGCCGTCGTTTTGTACAGCCCGCGAATATTCGAGAAGGCTGGGATCAACAGCGACACGGAGATACTACTTGCAACTGTGGCCGTTGGGTTTGTTAAGACGGTTTTCATTTTGGTTGCCACGTTTACTTTGGACCGCGTGGGGAGGCGTCCCCTGTTACTCTGCAGTATTGGCGGAATGATGCTCTCGCTTCTCACGCTCGCTACCAGCCTCACGATCATTGATCACTCGGATCACAAGGTGACCTGGGCCGTTGGATTGAGCCTTGCCACTGTGTTGTCTTTTGTGGCCACGTTCTCGATTGGTGCGGGGCCCATGTGGTCGGTTTATTGCTCTGAGATCTTTCCGTTGAGGCTGAGGGCGCAGGGTACGGCTGCGGGCGTTGTGGTAAATAGGGTCACGAGTGGCGTGGTGACAATGACGTTTTTGTCCCTCTCCAAGGCCATTACTATTGGGGGCGCGTTTTTCCTCTTTTCGGGGATTGCCTTGCTTGGCTGGATATTCTTCTACACCATGCTCCCTGAAACGAGGGGCAAGACCCTTGAGGAAATGCAAGGGTCTTTTGGTAAATTCTGGGCAAAACCCAATTCCGCTGAGGTTGATGGTGGTAATGGCCAAGTTCAGCTAGGATAA